In Acetonema longum DSM 6540, one genomic interval encodes:
- a CDS encoding amino acid permease produces MNLFRTRSISSLLTVASEKGLRKTLGAADLVLFGIGCIIGTGIFVLTGVAAAKFAGPGIMLSFVLSGLACVFAALAYAELAAMVPVAGSAYTYSYAALGEVVAWIVGWDLVLEYSVGSSAVAAGWSAYMVGLLKAGGINLPHALTAVPADGGIINLPAVFIVLFLTFLLVRGTRESATVNKVLVIIKLAAVFIFLALAVPKVNPANWSPFLPYGFSGVATGAAIIFFAYIGFDAVATAAEETRNPNRDLPIGIIGSLVVCTLLYIAVAAVLTGVVPYTQLDNAEPVAYALRAIGFNIGSALVATGAIAGITTVLLVLMYGQSRIFFVMSRDGLLPSAISKVHPRFGTPYAITIIAGVAVALISGLLPIGLIAELTNIGTLFAFVLTSLGVLVLRYTRPDLPRPFRCPAVKLVAPLAVISCTYLMINLPWETWVRFIAWAAIGIFVYLFYGYKHSLLNK; encoded by the coding sequence TTGAATCTGTTTCGTACTCGCAGTATTAGTTCCCTGTTAACCGTTGCGTCGGAAAAAGGACTGAGAAAAACCCTGGGGGCGGCTGACTTAGTTCTGTTTGGCATCGGCTGTATCATCGGGACCGGCATCTTCGTACTAACCGGGGTGGCGGCTGCCAAATTCGCCGGTCCCGGCATCATGCTATCCTTTGTGTTATCCGGTCTGGCCTGTGTGTTTGCCGCTTTGGCCTATGCCGAACTGGCAGCCATGGTTCCGGTAGCCGGCAGCGCTTACACCTACTCTTATGCCGCTTTAGGTGAGGTCGTCGCCTGGATCGTAGGGTGGGATTTGGTGCTGGAATATTCGGTAGGATCAAGCGCCGTTGCTGCCGGCTGGTCGGCTTATATGGTCGGCTTATTGAAAGCAGGCGGTATCAATCTGCCCCACGCCCTTACGGCGGTTCCCGCTGACGGCGGTATTATCAATCTGCCGGCGGTATTCATCGTGCTGTTCCTTACTTTCTTGCTGGTCAGGGGGACCCGGGAAAGCGCAACGGTAAACAAAGTTCTGGTGATAATCAAATTGGCCGCCGTGTTTATTTTCCTGGCGCTGGCTGTGCCTAAGGTCAATCCGGCCAACTGGTCGCCGTTCCTGCCCTATGGTTTCTCCGGCGTGGCCACCGGCGCGGCGATTATCTTTTTCGCTTACATCGGTTTTGACGCTGTTGCCACTGCGGCGGAAGAAACGAGAAACCCCAATCGTGATTTACCGATTGGCATTATCGGTTCCCTGGTAGTCTGCACCCTGCTCTATATCGCGGTAGCAGCTGTGCTGACCGGGGTCGTACCTTATACTCAGCTGGATAACGCCGAACCGGTAGCCTATGCGCTCCGGGCGATCGGGTTTAATATCGGCTCGGCATTGGTTGCGACCGGCGCCATTGCCGGTATTACCACTGTGCTGCTGGTGCTGATGTACGGACAAAGCCGGATTTTCTTCGTTATGTCACGGGATGGGCTGCTGCCGTCCGCCATCAGCAAGGTACATCCCCGTTTCGGTACTCCTTATGCCATCACGATCATTGCCGGCGTAGCGGTCGCTTTAATCTCCGGTTTACTGCCTATCGGCCTCATTGCCGAACTTACGAACATCGGCACATTGTTTGCCTTCGTTCTGACTTCACTGGGCGTACTGGTGCTGCGCTACACCCGTCCTGATCTTCCGCGTCCCTTCCGCTGCCCGGCGGTTAAGCTGGTGGCGCCGCTGGCAGTTATCTCCTGCACTTACCTGATGATCAATTTGCCCTGGGAAACCTGGGTGCGCTTTATCGCTTGGGCGGCCATCGGCATCTTTGTCTATCTGTTTTATGGATACAAACACAGCCTATTGAACAAGTAA
- a CDS encoding aldolase/citrate lyase family protein: protein MERLRRSMMFVPGNNPGKLQTAGIYGADSVIFDLEDAVAVTEKDAARHLVYQAIRDLRYPCEVAVRVNHILTPFGREDLRQVLPAKPDLIRLPKAEAAQEIKDVDEIISEAESKHNFAPGTIQMGAAIETAKGLRQAYAIASASPRMAFIAIGGEDFIADLKTTRSKEGWELFEARSQLVLAAREAGIQAIDTVFSDVNDEETFIAEATRIKGLGFDGKSVINPRQVQLMHRVFQPSEQEVAHARRVLTAYREALEKKSGVIALDGKMIDSPIVIRAQRVLAYAQAVKK, encoded by the coding sequence ATGGAGAGGTTGCGGCGGAGTATGATGTTTGTGCCGGGGAATAATCCCGGCAAACTGCAAACCGCAGGCATCTACGGTGCGGATTCCGTTATATTCGATCTGGAAGATGCCGTAGCGGTAACGGAGAAAGACGCGGCCAGGCATTTGGTGTATCAAGCCATCCGGGACCTTCGCTATCCCTGTGAAGTGGCGGTCCGGGTTAATCACATCCTGACCCCCTTCGGACGGGAGGATTTGCGGCAGGTGCTGCCGGCCAAACCGGACCTGATTCGGCTGCCGAAGGCTGAAGCGGCGCAAGAGATCAAGGATGTGGATGAAATCATTTCGGAAGCCGAATCTAAACATAATTTCGCCCCCGGTACGATTCAGATGGGAGCCGCGATTGAAACCGCCAAGGGATTGCGGCAGGCCTACGCTATTGCCAGCGCGTCCCCTCGTATGGCGTTTATCGCCATTGGCGGAGAGGATTTCATTGCAGATCTTAAAACTACCCGCAGCAAGGAAGGCTGGGAACTATTCGAGGCCCGATCCCAACTGGTGCTGGCGGCCCGTGAGGCAGGCATCCAGGCAATTGATACGGTGTTTTCTGATGTGAATGACGAGGAAACATTTATTGCCGAGGCGACCCGGATTAAAGGCCTGGGTTTTGACGGCAAGTCGGTGATTAATCCGCGTCAGGTGCAGTTGATGCATCGGGTCTTTCAGCCTTCCGAGCAGGAAGTGGCCCATGCCAGACGGGTACTGACCGCTTATCGGGAAGCCCTGGAGAAAAAATCCGGTGTCATTGCTCTCGACGGCAAAATGATTGATAGCCCAATTGTGATCAGGGCCCAGCGGGTGCTGGCTTACGCCCAGGCGGTAAAAAAATAG
- the citF gene encoding citrate lyase subunit alpha: MINTVKRVLPETINGQATLPYAGPFAVQPEGRRAGAKVRFNKPHSDKVLPSIERAIDASGLRDGMTISFHHHFRNGDYVLNSVIEAIARRNIKGLTLAPSSLNDVNDAIIPFIEQGIIIAIETSGARGKLGRLMTAGKLAKPVLIRSHGGRARAIECGELHIDVAFIGAPCCDAYGNINGVEGRSACGSLGYAMVDAAYADTVVALTDNLVAHPLQQVSIPQTQVDYIVKLESIGDPKGIASGALRISRDPRELLIAEYATGIIEHSGCFKNGYSLQLGSGGASLAAAKFIKEKMIARGIVASFGIGGITAPFVSMMEEGLIETIFDVQDFDLPSIHSLKTNPRHQEMSASFYANPHNGGPIVNNLDVVILSATEIDTDFNVNVITDSNGVIMGASGGHSDAAAGANLTIVVAPLLRGRLPMILDKVNTVVTPGESVDAVVTERGIAINPRRADLMNNLQGTGLPVMSIEELQHMAYDLTGKPKPIQTSDEVVAVIEYRDGSIIDVVRKPTE, translated from the coding sequence GTGATAAATACAGTGAAAAGAGTGCTGCCTGAGACGATAAACGGCCAGGCAACACTCCCCTATGCCGGCCCTTTCGCTGTTCAGCCTGAAGGCCGCCGGGCGGGGGCTAAAGTCCGTTTTAACAAACCTCACTCAGATAAGGTGCTTCCATCAATCGAACGGGCTATCGATGCCTCCGGCTTGCGGGACGGTATGACGATCTCCTTTCATCATCATTTCCGCAACGGGGATTATGTGCTGAATTCGGTCATCGAGGCAATTGCCCGCAGGAATATCAAGGGGCTGACACTGGCGCCAAGTTCTTTGAATGATGTCAACGATGCCATTATCCCGTTTATTGAACAGGGGATCATTATCGCCATCGAAACCAGCGGGGCCAGGGGAAAACTTGGCCGGCTGATGACGGCGGGAAAGCTGGCGAAACCGGTGCTGATCCGGTCCCACGGTGGCCGGGCGCGGGCCATTGAATGCGGCGAACTTCATATTGACGTTGCCTTTATTGGCGCCCCCTGCTGCGATGCCTACGGCAATATCAACGGGGTTGAGGGCCGGTCGGCTTGCGGCTCCCTGGGATATGCCATGGTGGATGCGGCTTATGCCGATACGGTAGTGGCTCTGACCGACAATCTTGTGGCTCATCCGTTGCAGCAGGTCAGCATTCCCCAAACCCAGGTGGATTATATTGTGAAACTGGAGAGTATCGGCGACCCTAAGGGCATCGCTTCCGGAGCGCTGCGCATTAGCCGCGACCCGAGAGAACTGCTGATCGCCGAATATGCCACCGGCATCATTGAGCATTCAGGCTGCTTTAAGAACGGCTATTCGCTGCAGCTGGGCAGCGGCGGCGCTTCGCTGGCAGCCGCTAAATTCATCAAGGAGAAGATGATTGCCCGGGGCATTGTCGCCAGCTTCGGCATTGGCGGCATAACGGCGCCTTTCGTGTCCATGATGGAGGAAGGTCTGATTGAGACCATCTTTGATGTGCAGGATTTTGATCTTCCTTCTATCCATTCCCTGAAAACCAATCCGCGGCATCAGGAAATGTCCGCGTCCTTTTATGCCAATCCTCACAACGGCGGCCCTATCGTCAATAATCTGGACGTGGTGATCCTCAGCGCTACCGAGATCGATACCGACTTCAATGTCAACGTGATTACCGATTCCAACGGCGTCATTATGGGGGCTTCCGGCGGACACTCGGATGCCGCCGCCGGCGCCAATCTGACCATTGTCGTCGCGCCTTTGCTGCGAGGCCGGCTGCCCATGATTCTGGATAAAGTGAATACAGTCGTGACCCCCGGTGAGTCGGTGGATGCCGTTGTTACCGAGCGGGGCATTGCCATAAACCCCAGACGGGCTGATCTGATGAATAATCTACAGGGTACCGGGCTGCCGGTAATGAGTATTGAAGAATTGCAGCATATGGCCTATGATTTGACCGGTAAACCCAAGCCGATTCAGACAAGTGATGAAGTCGTGGCGGTTATCGAATATCGCGACGGCAGCATCATTGATGTTGTCCGCAAACCGACAGAGTGA
- a CDS encoding hydratase, which yields MVHVRQNGVYLLKGRVMMDDMQPVNMAEANRRMANAGCCPLPETAVDKDEARKGTIAWRILNSHNVSGEQSKLKLRFDALTSHDITYVGIVQTACASGMKEFSIPYVLTNCHNSLCAVGGTINEDDHVFGLSAAKKFGGIFVPTHQAVIHQYMREMMTGCGKMILGSDSHTRYGALGTMGIGEGGGELVKQLLKRTYDIAYPDVVAIYLSGAPAAGVGPQDVALAVIGAVFKSGFVKNKVLEFVGPGIDNLTVDFRNGIDVMTTETTCLSSIWRTDEAVAEYYRIHGRPDGYRRLEPGDVSYYDGLIQVELDKIKPMIALPFHPSNVWSIEELNQNAADILRQVEKEGQKQLENPDLRFNLTHKLAKGRLKVDQGVVAGCAGGTFENIAAMAGILDGQSVGADAFALSVYPASQPVSLALSGNRMLEKLMLAGATIRSAFCGPCFGAGDVPANNGLSIRHTTRNFPHREGSKPDNEQIAAVALMDARSIAATARNSGILTPATEVQMEFAPPAYHFNQKVYENRVYQGFGQAKPAEELVFGPNIASWPAIRRLPENLLLAVAAVIRDPVTTTDELIPSGETSSFRSNPYKLAEFTLSRKDPSYVTRAKAIQAMEQKRQSTADNPAPEVDAYFRSALPAAEYSDAAWQKLLRDTGLGSVIFALKPGDGSAREQAASCQRVLGSDANIAVEYATKRYRSNLINWGMIPFTVAAKDQDKLAVHDVIFIPGIRQAISSDAEKVEALVINQAGKSSLELRLESLSRDDRDILLAGSLINYYAG from the coding sequence ATGGTGCATGTAAGACAAAACGGAGTATATTTGCTAAAGGGCCGGGTGATGATGGACGATATGCAGCCGGTCAATATGGCTGAAGCAAACCGGCGCATGGCAAACGCCGGCTGTTGCCCTCTGCCCGAGACCGCCGTCGATAAGGATGAGGCCCGCAAGGGAACCATTGCCTGGCGGATTTTAAACAGCCATAATGTTTCCGGTGAACAGAGCAAGCTGAAACTTCGCTTTGATGCACTGACCTCTCATGATATAACCTATGTCGGCATCGTGCAAACAGCTTGCGCCAGCGGCATGAAAGAGTTCTCGATTCCTTATGTTCTGACCAATTGCCACAACAGCCTTTGCGCTGTTGGCGGAACCATTAACGAAGATGACCATGTGTTCGGTCTGTCGGCCGCGAAAAAATTCGGCGGTATTTTTGTGCCGACGCATCAGGCGGTTATTCATCAGTATATGCGGGAAATGATGACCGGCTGCGGCAAAATGATTCTGGGCTCGGACAGCCACACCCGCTATGGCGCCCTTGGCACAATGGGGATCGGCGAAGGCGGCGGCGAGCTGGTTAAGCAGTTGCTGAAACGGACCTACGACATTGCTTACCCCGATGTGGTTGCCATCTATCTGTCAGGGGCTCCGGCTGCGGGAGTCGGCCCCCAGGATGTCGCCCTGGCGGTTATCGGCGCGGTGTTCAAGTCGGGGTTTGTTAAGAATAAGGTGCTGGAGTTCGTCGGGCCCGGGATCGATAACCTTACGGTGGACTTTAGAAACGGCATCGATGTGATGACTACGGAAACAACCTGCCTCTCATCCATTTGGCGCACCGATGAAGCGGTCGCCGAGTATTATCGCATTCATGGCCGCCCTGACGGTTACCGCAGGCTGGAGCCGGGTGATGTAAGCTATTATGACGGTCTGATCCAGGTCGAGCTGGACAAGATAAAGCCAATGATCGCCCTGCCTTTCCATCCGAGCAATGTCTGGTCGATTGAGGAACTGAATCAGAATGCGGCGGATATTTTGCGGCAGGTAGAGAAAGAAGGGCAAAAGCAGCTGGAAAATCCCGACCTGCGGTTTAACCTGACCCATAAGCTGGCCAAGGGCCGCCTGAAGGTCGACCAGGGGGTTGTCGCCGGCTGCGCCGGCGGCACATTTGAGAATATTGCAGCCATGGCCGGGATTCTCGATGGGCAGTCTGTCGGCGCCGATGCCTTCGCGCTGAGTGTGTATCCTGCCAGCCAGCCGGTTAGCCTGGCCTTGAGCGGCAACCGCATGCTGGAGAAACTGATGCTGGCCGGCGCGACGATCCGTTCCGCCTTTTGCGGCCCCTGCTTTGGCGCCGGCGATGTTCCCGCCAACAACGGGCTGAGCATTCGTCATACCACCCGGAATTTCCCCCATCGGGAAGGCTCCAAGCCGGATAACGAGCAGATTGCCGCCGTCGCTCTGATGGATGCCCGTTCCATCGCTGCTACCGCCCGCAATAGCGGCATACTGACCCCGGCGACGGAAGTCCAGATGGAATTCGCACCGCCAGCCTATCATTTCAATCAGAAGGTCTACGAAAACCGTGTTTATCAAGGCTTTGGCCAAGCAAAACCGGCGGAGGAACTGGTTTTCGGGCCCAATATTGCCAGCTGGCCGGCCATCCGCCGCCTGCCGGAAAATCTGCTGCTTGCGGTTGCCGCCGTGATCCGTGATCCGGTAACCACTACTGATGAACTGATTCCCTCCGGCGAAACATCGTCCTTCCGTTCCAATCCGTACAAGCTGGCGGAGTTTACCCTGTCAAGAAAAGACCCGTCCTATGTAACGCGGGCCAAAGCGATACAGGCGATGGAACAAAAGCGTCAAAGCACGGCTGATAATCCGGCGCCTGAGGTTGACGCCTATTTTCGCTCGGCTTTACCGGCTGCAGAGTACAGCGATGCGGCGTGGCAAAAATTACTGCGGGATACCGGGCTGGGCAGCGTAATCTTCGCCCTTAAGCCAGGGGACGGATCGGCCCGGGAGCAGGCCGCGTCCTGTCAGAGAGTCCTGGGCAGCGACGCCAATATTGCCGTGGAATATGCCACCAAGCGCTATCGCAGCAATTTAATCAACTGGGGCATGATTCCCTTTACCGTTGCGGCCAAAGATCAGGACAAGCTGGCAGTCCATGACGTGATCTTCATTCCGGGAATCCGTCAGGCTATCAGCTCAGACGCGGAAAAAGTGGAAGCCCTGGTAATCAATCAGGCGGGCAAGTCTTCCCTGGAACTCCGGCTGGAGTCACTGTCCCGGGACGACCGGGATATTCTTCTGGCGGGAAGCCTGATCAATTATTACGCCGGGTAA
- the citD gene encoding citrate lyase acyl carrier protein, with protein MTQIAQIGRSGTLESNDILITVSPGAAGEGIAIELISPVIKQFGDRIREVITETLTTLDVNDARVQATDKGALDCTIRARVRTAAGRAAKGGD; from the coding sequence ATGACACAGATCGCACAAATAGGCCGGTCTGGCACACTGGAATCCAACGACATACTGATCACAGTATCTCCCGGCGCCGCGGGAGAAGGCATTGCCATTGAATTAATCAGTCCGGTCATCAAGCAATTCGGCGACCGTATTCGCGAGGTGATCACCGAAACTCTGACAACGCTGGACGTGAACGATGCCCGGGTGCAGGCCACTGACAAGGGTGCTCTGGACTGCACCATTCGCGCCCGGGTACGGACTGCCGCCGGACGGGCGGCAAAAGGAGGCGATTAA
- a CDS encoding LysR family transcriptional regulator — MDERDWIILQTLHQKKNITRTAEALFISQPTLTSRLQQIEDRFDVQIVVRGKKGVYFTPEGAYLAECSKEMLQKMHTIEGTVRTLKNEVKGLLKLGASNFFTRHKLPELLRRFQERYPEVEFKVVTNLSGRIVDLVYNHDIDVGFIRGEYGWSDKKELLFEENMYIVSAWKISCEQLPEKPRIDYISNKAVRDVLDNWWKDNFHRPPHIGMNVDRIDSCKEMVLKNLGYAFLPSGILDAEDQVYKIQMFDRAGMPLVRRTWMFYYEDKLQIALIKTFVDFVKSIDVYSL, encoded by the coding sequence ATGGATGAGCGAGATTGGATTATCTTACAAACCTTACATCAAAAGAAGAATATTACCAGAACTGCCGAAGCGTTATTCATTTCGCAGCCCACGTTGACCAGCCGCCTCCAGCAGATCGAAGACCGGTTTGATGTGCAAATCGTTGTACGCGGTAAAAAGGGAGTTTATTTTACGCCGGAAGGCGCATACCTGGCCGAATGCTCCAAGGAAATGCTGCAAAAAATGCATACTATTGAGGGTACAGTCCGGACACTGAAAAATGAAGTGAAAGGCTTGTTAAAACTGGGGGCGTCTAATTTTTTCACCAGGCACAAGCTGCCGGAACTCTTAAGGCGATTTCAAGAGCGGTATCCTGAGGTTGAATTTAAAGTAGTCACTAACCTGAGCGGTAGAATCGTTGATTTGGTTTATAATCATGACATTGATGTCGGGTTTATTCGCGGGGAATATGGCTGGTCTGATAAAAAGGAATTGTTGTTTGAAGAAAATATGTATATTGTTTCTGCCTGGAAAATCAGTTGTGAGCAGCTTCCTGAGAAGCCCCGGATTGACTACATCAGCAACAAAGCTGTGCGCGATGTATTGGATAATTGGTGGAAAGACAATTTTCACAGACCACCGCATATCGGGATGAACGTCGACAGAATTGATTCATGCAAGGAAATGGTTCTGAAAAACTTGGGATATGCGTTTTTGCCCAGCGGGATTCTGGATGCGGAGGATCAGGTATATAAGATACAAATGTTTGACCGTGCAGGCATGCCTTTGGTACGGCGGACCTGGATGTTCTATTATGAAGATAAATTACAAATTGCACTGATAAAAACATTTGTTGATTTTGTAAAATCCATCGATGTGTATTCGCTATAA
- a CDS encoding CBO0543 family protein, producing the protein MTPEQIITTISALIALFLLIFTVDWHYFRDWIALFLYQGLLDFIWGSPVVSLKLIEYPVRLLPHYYETSILFELWILPVLCILYNQITRQRGIAAVIGYALAFSAGLTAAEYIIEINTNLIRYIDWSWFTSFYTLTIVFLLSRLFLAFFGWGCQRFDGRKVRGYR; encoded by the coding sequence ATGACCCCGGAGCAAATCATTACCACCATATCAGCCCTCATTGCCCTTTTTCTCCTGATTTTTACCGTAGACTGGCATTATTTCCGGGATTGGATCGCTCTCTTCCTGTATCAGGGCCTGCTGGATTTCATCTGGGGAAGCCCGGTGGTCAGCCTGAAGCTGATCGAATATCCCGTCCGGCTTCTGCCCCATTACTATGAAACCAGTATTCTCTTCGAACTCTGGATTCTCCCGGTACTATGCATTTTATACAATCAAATTACCCGCCAGCGGGGTATCGCCGCTGTGATAGGTTATGCCCTGGCCTTCAGCGCGGGACTCACTGCGGCGGAATATATTATAGAAATAAATACTAATTTGATTCGCTATATCGACTGGAGCTGGTTTACCAGCTTTTACACCTTAACGATTGTCTTTTTATTATCCCGGCTGTTCCTGGCCTTCTTTGGCTGGGGGTGCCAACGGTTTGACGGCAGAAAGGTCCGGGGATACCGCTGA
- a CDS encoding CitMHS family transporter, translating into MSMSLALLGYLTIAIFMALLMGKKLSAFVSLIIVPVAMGLLGGMGGELGDYALKGLKGVAPTGALMIFAVMYFCVMIAAGMFDPLVDKTVRFIKGDPVKLLVGTAVLGLSISLDGDSVTTFIIVCSALVPIYRKMGINTLNLACITLMANSVPNILPWGGPTARLLAALKLDAAEVMTPFYPCLAVAAVYVIIVAYIMGRQERKRIGPVHMSEEEITALIKDATARNEEYKRPKTMLFNWAMTIFIVASLVLDIYPPAVMFAIATAIALVVNYSIKEQRTLIEDVASDVLPVASLVFAAGIFMGILAESKMASAIATHLISLIPEQMGSHFAFFVSLVSVPLLFVSSNDAFYFGIVPVFAETGATYGFTTLQIGLASLCGQAFRLLSPTVASIYVLLQMTEVNMVEWQIKTAKWAIGLFVIYVVMLYFVLGVIPF; encoded by the coding sequence ATGTCCATGTCATTAGCTTTGTTAGGCTACCTTACCATTGCCATTTTTATGGCATTGCTGATGGGGAAAAAGTTGTCTGCCTTTGTTTCCCTGATTATTGTTCCTGTCGCCATGGGCTTGCTCGGCGGCATGGGCGGCGAATTAGGCGACTATGCGCTGAAAGGCCTTAAAGGAGTGGCGCCCACCGGTGCGTTGATGATCTTTGCTGTTATGTATTTTTGCGTGATGATTGCCGCCGGTATGTTTGACCCTTTAGTAGACAAAACGGTTCGGTTTATTAAAGGCGACCCGGTAAAGCTGCTGGTCGGTACTGCCGTCTTAGGATTAAGTATTTCCCTAGATGGCGATAGCGTTACTACCTTTATTATCGTCTGCTCGGCATTGGTGCCTATCTATAGAAAGATGGGTATTAATACGTTAAATTTAGCCTGCATTACACTGATGGCAAATTCTGTCCCGAATATTTTGCCATGGGGCGGACCTACGGCCCGGCTGCTGGCCGCCCTTAAATTAGATGCGGCGGAAGTAATGACACCTTTTTATCCCTGCCTGGCAGTTGCAGCAGTGTATGTCATCATCGTAGCCTATATTATGGGCCGTCAGGAAAGAAAACGAATTGGTCCTGTCCACATGAGCGAAGAGGAAATTACGGCATTAATTAAAGATGCGACAGCAAGAAATGAAGAGTACAAGAGGCCCAAGACCATGCTCTTTAACTGGGCCATGACAATCTTCATTGTTGCCTCGCTGGTATTGGATATTTATCCTCCGGCAGTGATGTTCGCTATTGCGACCGCTATTGCCTTAGTCGTTAACTATAGTATCAAAGAGCAAAGAACGCTGATTGAGGATGTGGCGTCTGATGTGCTGCCGGTGGCTTCGCTGGTTTTTGCGGCCGGGATCTTTATGGGCATTTTAGCCGAATCTAAAATGGCGTCAGCCATTGCCACTCATCTTATTTCTTTGATTCCGGAACAAATGGGTTCTCATTTTGCGTTTTTCGTTTCGCTGGTGAGCGTCCCATTGCTTTTTGTCTCCTCCAACGACGCTTTTTACTTCGGGATCGTTCCCGTGTTTGCCGAAACGGGGGCGACCTACGGCTTTACCACCCTGCAGATCGGCTTGGCCTCCCTGTGCGGGCAGGCATTCAGGCTGTTAAGCCCAACGGTGGCATCCATCTATGTGCTGTTGCAGATGACGGAAGTTAATATGGTTGAGTGGCAGATTAAGACTGCAAAGTGGGCGATTGGCTTGTTTGTTATCTATGTGGTTATGTTGTATTTCGTCCTGGGCGTCATTCCCTTTTAA
- a CDS encoding DUF1992 domain-containing protein, with the protein MDALFKLAEERIQQAIENGELDNLPGQGKPLADDDCRQVPPELRMAYRVLKNNGLMPQEMELRREILHLEKLLAKCRQDTESGLQAQALQKKLLEKHLQFNIMMDKRRMRR; encoded by the coding sequence ATGGACGCATTATTTAAACTGGCGGAAGAAAGGATTCAGCAGGCTATCGAAAACGGGGAACTGGATAACCTGCCGGGCCAGGGCAAGCCGCTGGCTGACGACGACTGCCGCCAGGTTCCGCCTGAACTGCGGATGGCCTACAGAGTCCTGAAAAATAACGGCCTCATGCCGCAGGAAATGGAACTCCGGCGGGAGATTCTTCATCTGGAAAAGCTGCTGGCCAAGTGCCGTCAGGACACTGAATCAGGCCTTCAGGCCCAGGCGCTGCAGAAAAAACTGCTGGAGAAACATCTGCAGTTCAATATTATGATGGACAAACGGCGAATGCGGCGTTAG
- the buk gene encoding butyrate kinase, producing MGFMFLVINPGSTSTKVALYEDTKEVATESLSHSAAELEKFHGIMDQLEYRTEAVKRFLQAHNMVPARLSAIVGRGGLLRPIPGGTYQVNEKMLDDLKAGTYGLHASNLGAVIAAAIAKEANLPALVVDPVVVDELAPIARITGRPEAPKRSIFHALNQKAVAKRYAASIQRSYEDLNLIVAHLGGGISVGCHQHGQVVEVNNALDGDGPFSPERAGTVQVAAFVEYVVSNGLTKDKVAKLLAGRGGLVAHLGTQDAREIEKRIQAGDRHAALVYDAMIYQIARGIGAAAVPVRGKVDAILLTGGIAYSRYVTDQITSYVEFIAPVVVIPGENEMQALAEGAYRVMSNQEESRMY from the coding sequence ATGGGCTTTATGTTTTTAGTCATCAATCCGGGATCTACTTCCACCAAAGTGGCACTTTACGAGGACACGAAAGAAGTGGCGACTGAAAGCCTGAGTCACAGCGCGGCTGAACTGGAAAAATTCCACGGCATCATGGATCAGTTGGAGTACCGGACCGAGGCAGTCAAACGATTTTTGCAAGCGCACAATATGGTTCCCGCCAGACTGAGCGCCATTGTGGGCAGAGGTGGCCTGTTGCGCCCTATACCGGGCGGTACATATCAGGTCAATGAGAAGATGCTGGACGATCTGAAGGCAGGGACTTACGGTTTGCATGCCTCCAATCTGGGAGCGGTGATTGCCGCTGCCATTGCCAAAGAAGCCAATCTGCCGGCTTTGGTAGTAGATCCGGTGGTAGTAGACGAATTAGCCCCGATAGCCCGCATTACCGGCAGGCCGGAAGCCCCCAAACGCAGCATATTCCACGCTCTGAACCAAAAAGCCGTGGCCAAGCGCTATGCGGCTTCCATTCAGCGCAGCTATGAAGATCTGAACCTGATTGTAGCCCACTTAGGCGGCGGCATCTCGGTGGGATGTCATCAGCATGGCCAGGTGGTGGAGGTCAATAACGCCCTGGACGGGGACGGACCTTTTTCGCCGGAACGGGCCGGCACGGTCCAGGTGGCTGCCTTTGTAGAATATGTAGTAAGCAACGGTCTGACCAAGGACAAAGTAGCCAAACTGCTGGCCGGCAGGGGAGGGCTGGTGGCCCACCTGGGGACCCAGGACGCCAGGGAGATCGAGAAGAGAATCCAGGCCGGTGACCGGCATGCAGCCCTTGTCTATGACGCCATGATCTATCAGATAGCCCGGGGCATCGGCGCGGCAGCCGTACCCGTCCGGGGCAAGGTAGACGCCATTCTCCTGACCGGCGGCATTGCCTACTCCCGCTATGTGACCGACCAGATTACCTCTTATGTGGAATTCATCGCCCCGGTCGTGGTCATTCCCGGCGAAAATGAAATGCAGGCTTTGGCTGAAGGGGCTTATCGGGTGATGAGCAATCAGGAGGAGAGTCGGATGTATTGA